The following proteins come from a genomic window of Shewanella halifaxensis HAW-EB4:
- a CDS encoding acyl carrier protein phosphodiesterase: protein MNFLAHLHLADNSQTSLAANIAGDFAKGSIEHFPKHLQQGIWLHRQIDQLTDSHEITKELLSIFPKTLTRAAPIIIDLSFDHMLAKYWDEYHHQSLEEFAAKAYDAIDECKELPQQLISIAPKIRQENWLVGYQTREGLNQTLASVAKRVSKPEIFNGAQECVKKLDTEIEIAFRTFYPQLMAYSRLWTRNTPPEYL from the coding sequence ATGAACTTTCTTGCACACCTGCACTTAGCAGACAATAGCCAAACTTCATTGGCCGCCAATATCGCTGGAGATTTTGCTAAAGGCAGCATTGAACATTTCCCTAAACATCTCCAACAAGGAATATGGTTACACCGTCAAATAGATCAGCTAACCGATAGTCACGAAATCACTAAAGAGTTGTTATCCATCTTCCCAAAAACATTAACTCGTGCCGCACCCATTATCATCGATCTTAGCTTTGATCATATGTTGGCAAAATACTGGGACGAATACCATCACCAAAGCCTCGAAGAATTTGCAGCTAAAGCGTATGACGCCATTGATGAGTGTAAAGAGCTTCCGCAGCAACTGATATCGATAGCACCAAAAATCCGCCAAGAAAACTGGCTCGTCGGCTATCAAACTCGTGAAGGACTCAATCAAACGCTCGCCTCTGTGGCAAAGCGAGTCTCTAAGCCCGAAATTTTTAACGGGGCACAAGAGTGCGTCAAAAAACTCGATACCGAGATTGAAATCGCCTTTCGAACTTTTTATCCACAACTAATGGCCTACAGCCGCTTATGGACACGCAACACCCCACCTGAATACCTATAA
- the queA gene encoding tRNA preQ1(34) S-adenosylmethionine ribosyltransferase-isomerase QueA, with product MRVADFSFELPDELIARYPTAERTASRLLSLDGNSGELTDLQFTDILEQVNLGDLMVFNNTRVIPARMFGQKQSGGKLEILVERMLDDKRVLAHVRCSKSPKVDSIICLDGGYEMIMVARHDALFELELQSDKTILEVLEDVGHMPLPPYIDRPDEDADKERYQTVYNQNPGAVAAPTAGLHFDDAMLAALKDKGVNTAFVTLHVGAGTFQPVRVDNILDHKMHSEWAEVPQNVVDLIAETKTRGNRVIAVGTTSVRSLESAAKASPEQLEAFSGDTDIFIYPGYQFQVVDAMVTNFHLPESTLIMLLSAFAGFDEVKNAYQHAIAQKYRFFSYGDAMFVTKKAN from the coding sequence ATGCGCGTTGCAGATTTTTCTTTTGAACTCCCTGACGAGTTAATCGCCCGTTACCCTACGGCCGAGCGAACAGCGTCCCGGTTATTGTCACTCGATGGTAATAGCGGCGAGCTAACCGATCTACAGTTCACCGATATTTTAGAGCAAGTCAATCTTGGCGACTTGATGGTATTTAACAATACCCGAGTCATTCCTGCGCGTATGTTTGGTCAAAAACAATCTGGTGGAAAGCTCGAGATTTTGGTTGAGCGTATGCTAGATGACAAGCGAGTCTTAGCCCATGTTCGTTGCTCTAAATCTCCAAAGGTCGATTCGATTATCTGCCTAGATGGCGGCTACGAGATGATAATGGTCGCTAGACATGACGCCCTGTTTGAACTCGAATTACAAAGCGATAAAACGATTTTAGAAGTACTTGAAGACGTCGGCCATATGCCATTGCCGCCTTATATCGATAGACCCGATGAAGACGCCGATAAAGAACGTTACCAAACGGTTTATAATCAAAACCCTGGTGCGGTTGCGGCTCCTACGGCAGGTTTGCATTTTGATGATGCCATGCTTGCGGCATTAAAAGACAAAGGTGTTAACACTGCATTTGTGACCCTACACGTTGGTGCGGGTACCTTCCAACCTGTGCGCGTAGATAATATACTCGATCATAAGATGCATTCGGAGTGGGCTGAAGTGCCACAGAATGTTGTGGATTTAATCGCTGAGACGAAAACCAGAGGCAATCGCGTTATTGCCGTTGGTACCACATCGGTACGTTCACTCGAAAGTGCAGCCAAAGCCTCGCCTGAGCAGTTAGAAGCATTTAGTGGTGACACTGATATCTTTATCTACCCTGGATATCAGTTCCAAGTGGTCGATGCCATGGTGACAAATTTCCACCTGCCAGAGTCGACTCTGATAATGTTGCTGAGTGCATTTGCCGGTTTCGATGAGGTAAAAAACGCCTATCAGCACGCGATTGCTCAAAAATACCGCTTCTTTAGCTATGGCGACGCCATGTTTGTGACCAAAAAAGCGAACTAA
- the tgt gene encoding tRNA guanosine(34) transglycosylase Tgt yields the protein MKFELDTTQGRARRGRLIFERGTVETPAFMPVGTYGTVKGMTPEEVRATGADILLGNTFHLWLRPGEEIMRKHGDLHDFMNWQRPILTDSGGFQVFSLGDIRKITEEGVHFRSPINGEKIFLDPEKSMQIQDSLGSDVVMIFDECTPYPATEDEARKSMQMSLRWAQRSRDEFDRLENPNSLFGIIQGGVYEDLRDESLNGLVDIGFDGYAVGGLAVGEPKEDMHRILEHVCPKIPADKPRYLMGVGKPEDLVEGVRRGVDMFDCVMPTRNARNGHLFTSEGVIKIRNARHRDDTSPLDDKCDCYTCKNYSRAYLYHLDRCNEILGARLNTIHNLRYYQRLMEGLRGAIETGTLDAFVTEFYTSQGREVPEVPELTD from the coding sequence ATGAAATTTGAATTAGATACAACTCAAGGCCGTGCCCGTCGCGGTCGCTTGATTTTTGAACGCGGCACGGTTGAAACACCTGCATTTATGCCTGTGGGTACCTACGGCACGGTTAAAGGTATGACGCCTGAAGAAGTGCGCGCTACTGGTGCCGATATCTTGCTTGGTAATACATTCCACCTATGGTTACGTCCAGGTGAAGAGATCATGCGCAAGCATGGTGATCTACACGACTTTATGAACTGGCAACGACCAATCCTGACAGACTCTGGCGGATTCCAAGTATTTAGCTTGGGTGATATCCGTAAGATCACCGAGGAGGGTGTGCATTTTCGTTCGCCAATTAATGGCGAGAAGATTTTCTTAGATCCAGAAAAGTCGATGCAAATTCAAGATTCATTAGGCAGCGATGTGGTAATGATTTTTGACGAATGTACACCGTACCCAGCAACAGAGGACGAAGCTCGTAAATCGATGCAGATGTCACTTCGTTGGGCACAGCGTTCACGCGATGAGTTTGACAGACTTGAAAACCCGAACTCTCTGTTCGGTATTATTCAAGGCGGTGTTTATGAAGATCTACGCGACGAAAGCTTAAACGGTTTAGTCGATATTGGTTTTGATGGATACGCTGTTGGTGGTTTAGCAGTTGGCGAGCCAAAGGAAGACATGCACCGTATTCTTGAGCATGTTTGTCCAAAAATTCCGGCTGATAAACCACGTTATTTGATGGGGGTTGGTAAACCTGAAGATTTAGTTGAAGGCGTACGTCGCGGTGTGGACATGTTCGATTGTGTTATGCCAACGCGAAATGCTCGAAACGGTCATCTGTTTACCAGTGAAGGCGTTATCAAGATCCGTAATGCACGTCATCGCGATGATACTTCACCACTCGATGATAAGTGTGATTGTTATACCTGTAAGAACTACTCTCGGGCATATCTCTACCACTTAGATCGTTGTAATGAAATTTTGGGTGCTCGATTAAACACCATTCATAACCTTCGTTATTACCAAAGATTGATGGAAGGTTTGCGTGGCGCTATCGAGACAGGTACATTAGACGCCTTTGTTACGGAATTCTATACCAGCCAAGGTCGAGAAGTACCTGAAGTACCTGAATTAACCGATTAA
- the yajC gene encoding preprotein translocase subunit YajC translates to MFISNAYAADAPVGGAGGTMELIFMLVIFGLIFYFMIFRPQSKRVKEHKNLMSSLSKGDEVLTSGGILGKIAKISDENDYVLLTINETSEITIKKDYIAAVLPKGSIKSL, encoded by the coding sequence ATGTTTATTTCAAACGCATATGCAGCTGATGCACCTGTTGGCGGCGCTGGTGGCACGATGGAATTGATTTTCATGTTGGTCATTTTTGGCCTAATTTTTTACTTCATGATTTTCCGTCCACAATCTAAGCGCGTTAAAGAGCACAAGAACCTAATGAGCTCGTTGAGCAAGGGTGACGAAGTGTTAACAAGCGGCGGTATTCTAGGCAAGATCGCTAAGATCAGTGATGAAAATGACTACGTGTTGTTGACCATCAACGAGACTAGCGAAATCACGATTAAGAAGGATTATATCGCGGCCGTATTGCCAAAAGGCTCTATTAAGTCACTTTAA